One Chaetodon trifascialis isolate fChaTrf1 chromosome 13, fChaTrf1.hap1, whole genome shotgun sequence DNA segment encodes these proteins:
- the LOC139340827 gene encoding cold shock domain-containing protein E1-like isoform X2 → MPNPPPDQPEWIKALISAPAAESTPEVTKKATDEPAVPAAPAAEPAAAPKPKPQPKPEPDKAAGALGLLGKRTFDKPPPGRSMGIISFIGPTFGYIEREDLEKFTFRFDAFFGNPKAMTPGVRVHFTACKEKNSLIATDVKVAPGGTENVDTEIYEAVVSQPIVEPQLGERQYPGQVYVNIGPLRTNLTFDRKDSTVTLLKNDQVLINLLTDIVTEKRRATNIKPKIPSTFGHTKESREEGVIISVKDSEGVIKSDEHGELPFDIKENFSDVEFTTEDINEEVEFTVITLRAGKRAIRIRRVKEPLLLTLCAATADATKERENQNADGDSKHESFVSLRGKASVKPEQLPNMTLDAELYEGIVSQPIIEPTPTLQGYPGQIHANIGPIRTNVTFDHRDCGVTLLKNDHVLINLLIDTVTRKRRAANIKPKVPFTFSYTKEKRELGVISRLGAEEGIIKSQEHGELPFDICENFSDTEFDSTDVEKEVEFTVAMVKSTKRAIRLMRTKRVEDKILEEQKRREQEDKRRKQEEERRKREEEGERKRREEEEREVERKKKEEVAAALAAAKYKWTPLGFKMRDPDTLEDISKERFEGTVLKAISKNVRKIKKEPEEERGGEGGAEGGQASLEQVKIKVEKMDEDETEGAEGKPEGDEERRERRR, encoded by the exons ATGCCCAACCCGCCTCCGGACCAGCCTGAGTGG ATTAAAGCGTTGATTTCAGCTCCGGCGGCTGAATCGACTCCGGAGGTGACTAAGAAAGCCACAGACGAGCCGGCTGTCCCCGCAGCACCTGCGGCTGAACCCGCGGCTGCCCCAAAACCTAAACCGCAACCTAAACCCGAGCCGGACAAGGCTGCAGGAGCTCTCGGCCTGCTGGGAAAACGCACGTTTGACAA GCCTCCTCCAGGCAGGTCGATGGGGATCATCTCATTCATCGGG CCGACGTTCGGCTACATCGAGAGGGAAGATCTGGAGAAGTTCACCTTCAGGTTTGACGCCTTCTTTGGAAACCCCAAAGCCATGACACCCGGGGTCAGAGTTCACTTCACTGCCTGCAAAGAGAAG AACAGTCTGATAGCGACGGATGTTAAAGTGGCTCCTGGTGGAACGGAGAACGTGGACACAGAGATCTACGAGGCGGTGGTCAGCCAGCCCATCGTGGAGCCTCAG CTCGGCGAGCGTCAGTACCCCGGTCAGGTTTACGTGAACATCGGGCCGCTGAGGACCAACCTGACGTTCGACAGGAAGGACAGCACGGTGACGCTGCTGAAGAACGACCAGGTGCTCATCAACCTGCTGACCGACATTGTCACCGAGAAGAGGAGAGCCACCAACATCAAACCCAAAATCCCTTCCACCTTCGGTCACACCAAGGAGtccagggaggag GGAGTCATCATCAGTGTGAAAGACAGCGAAGGCGTCATCAAGTCGGACGAACACGGCGAGCTTCCCTTCGACATCAAAGAGAACTTCAGCGATGTCGAGTTCACCACCGAGGACATCAACGAGGAGGTGGAGTTCACCGTCATCACG CTGAGAGCAGGGAAGCGGGCTATCAGGATCCGGCGGGTGAAGGAGCCCCTCCTGCTGACGCTCTGCGCCGCCACCGCAGACGCCACCAAGGAACGCGAGAACCAAAACGCCGACGGCGACAGTAAACACGAGTCTTTCGTGTCGCTCAGAGGGAAGGCCAGCGTGAAGCCGGAGCAGCTGCCCAACATGACGCTGGACGCAGAGCTGTACGAGGGCATCGTCAGCCAGCCGATCATCGAGCCCACG CCCACCCTGCAGGGTTACCCAGGTCAGATCCACGCCAACATCGGCCCCATCAGGACCAACGTGACCTTCGACCACCGGGACTGCGGCGTCACGCTGCTGAAGAACGACCACGTGTTGATCAACCTGCTGATCGACACGGTGACCAGAAAGAGGAGAGCGGCCAACATCAAACCCAAAGTCCCCTTCACCTTCAGCTACaccaaagagaagagagagctg GGCGTCATCAGCCGTCTGGGAGCTGAAGAAGGCATCATCAAGTCCCAGGAGCACGGTGAGCTTCCTTTTGACATCTGCGAGAACTTCAGCGACACCGAGTTCGACTCCACAGACGTCGAGAAGGAGGTGGAGTTTACAGTGGCCATG GTGAAATCCACAAAGAGAGCCATCAGGCTAATGAGGACGAAGAGGGTTGAAGACAAAATCctggaggagcagaaaagacgggagcaggaggacaagaggaggaaacaggaggaggagcggaggaaacgagaggaagagggggagaggaagaggagggaggaggaggagagagaggtggagaggaagaagaaggaggaggtggcagcGGCGCTGGCAGCGGCCAAATACAAG TGGACGCCGCTCGGCTTCAAAATGAGAGACCCCGACACGCTGGAAGACATCAGCAAGGAGCGATTTGAAGGCACCGTCCTCAAAGCCATTTCCAAAAACGTGAGGAAGATCAAGAAGGAGCcggaggaggagcgaggaggagaaggaggtgctGAGGGTGGACAAGCTTCCCTCGAACAG GTCAAAATTAAGGTggagaaaatggatgaagaTGAGACGGAAGGGGCAGAAGGAaaacctgaaggagacgaggaaaggagggaaagacGGAGATGa
- the LOC139340827 gene encoding uncharacterized protein isoform X1: protein MPNPPPDQPEWIKALISAPAAESTPEVTKKATDEPAVPAAPAAEPAAAPKPKPQPKPEPDKAAGALGLLGKRTFDKPPPGRSMGIISFIGPTFGYIEREDLEKFTFRFDAFFGNPKAMTPGVRVHFTACKEKQNSLIATDVKVAPGGTENVDTEIYEAVVSQPIVEPQLGERQYPGQVYVNIGPLRTNLTFDRKDSTVTLLKNDQVLINLLTDIVTEKRRATNIKPKIPSTFGHTKESREEGVIISVKDSEGVIKSDEHGELPFDIKENFSDVEFTTEDINEEVEFTVITLRAGKRAIRIRRVKEPLLLTLCAATADATKERENQNADGDSKHESFVSLRGKASVKPEQLPNMTLDAELYEGIVSQPIIEPTPTLQGYPGQIHANIGPIRTNVTFDHRDCGVTLLKNDHVLINLLIDTVTRKRRAANIKPKVPFTFSYTKEKRELGVISRLGAEEGIIKSQEHGELPFDICENFSDTEFDSTDVEKEVEFTVAMVKSTKRAIRLMRTKRVEDKILEEQKRREQEDKRRKQEEERRKREEEGERKRREEEEREVERKKKEEVAAALAAAKYKWTPLGFKMRDPDTLEDISKERFEGTVLKAISKNVRKIKKEPEEERGGEGGAEGGQASLEQVKIKVEKMDEDETEGAEGKPEGDEERRERRR, encoded by the exons ATGCCCAACCCGCCTCCGGACCAGCCTGAGTGG ATTAAAGCGTTGATTTCAGCTCCGGCGGCTGAATCGACTCCGGAGGTGACTAAGAAAGCCACAGACGAGCCGGCTGTCCCCGCAGCACCTGCGGCTGAACCCGCGGCTGCCCCAAAACCTAAACCGCAACCTAAACCCGAGCCGGACAAGGCTGCAGGAGCTCTCGGCCTGCTGGGAAAACGCACGTTTGACAA GCCTCCTCCAGGCAGGTCGATGGGGATCATCTCATTCATCGGG CCGACGTTCGGCTACATCGAGAGGGAAGATCTGGAGAAGTTCACCTTCAGGTTTGACGCCTTCTTTGGAAACCCCAAAGCCATGACACCCGGGGTCAGAGTTCACTTCACTGCCTGCAAAGAGAAG CAGAACAGTCTGATAGCGACGGATGTTAAAGTGGCTCCTGGTGGAACGGAGAACGTGGACACAGAGATCTACGAGGCGGTGGTCAGCCAGCCCATCGTGGAGCCTCAG CTCGGCGAGCGTCAGTACCCCGGTCAGGTTTACGTGAACATCGGGCCGCTGAGGACCAACCTGACGTTCGACAGGAAGGACAGCACGGTGACGCTGCTGAAGAACGACCAGGTGCTCATCAACCTGCTGACCGACATTGTCACCGAGAAGAGGAGAGCCACCAACATCAAACCCAAAATCCCTTCCACCTTCGGTCACACCAAGGAGtccagggaggag GGAGTCATCATCAGTGTGAAAGACAGCGAAGGCGTCATCAAGTCGGACGAACACGGCGAGCTTCCCTTCGACATCAAAGAGAACTTCAGCGATGTCGAGTTCACCACCGAGGACATCAACGAGGAGGTGGAGTTCACCGTCATCACG CTGAGAGCAGGGAAGCGGGCTATCAGGATCCGGCGGGTGAAGGAGCCCCTCCTGCTGACGCTCTGCGCCGCCACCGCAGACGCCACCAAGGAACGCGAGAACCAAAACGCCGACGGCGACAGTAAACACGAGTCTTTCGTGTCGCTCAGAGGGAAGGCCAGCGTGAAGCCGGAGCAGCTGCCCAACATGACGCTGGACGCAGAGCTGTACGAGGGCATCGTCAGCCAGCCGATCATCGAGCCCACG CCCACCCTGCAGGGTTACCCAGGTCAGATCCACGCCAACATCGGCCCCATCAGGACCAACGTGACCTTCGACCACCGGGACTGCGGCGTCACGCTGCTGAAGAACGACCACGTGTTGATCAACCTGCTGATCGACACGGTGACCAGAAAGAGGAGAGCGGCCAACATCAAACCCAAAGTCCCCTTCACCTTCAGCTACaccaaagagaagagagagctg GGCGTCATCAGCCGTCTGGGAGCTGAAGAAGGCATCATCAAGTCCCAGGAGCACGGTGAGCTTCCTTTTGACATCTGCGAGAACTTCAGCGACACCGAGTTCGACTCCACAGACGTCGAGAAGGAGGTGGAGTTTACAGTGGCCATG GTGAAATCCACAAAGAGAGCCATCAGGCTAATGAGGACGAAGAGGGTTGAAGACAAAATCctggaggagcagaaaagacgggagcaggaggacaagaggaggaaacaggaggaggagcggaggaaacgagaggaagagggggagaggaagaggagggaggaggaggagagagaggtggagaggaagaagaaggaggaggtggcagcGGCGCTGGCAGCGGCCAAATACAAG TGGACGCCGCTCGGCTTCAAAATGAGAGACCCCGACACGCTGGAAGACATCAGCAAGGAGCGATTTGAAGGCACCGTCCTCAAAGCCATTTCCAAAAACGTGAGGAAGATCAAGAAGGAGCcggaggaggagcgaggaggagaaggaggtgctGAGGGTGGACAAGCTTCCCTCGAACAG GTCAAAATTAAGGTggagaaaatggatgaagaTGAGACGGAAGGGGCAGAAGGAaaacctgaaggagacgaggaaaggagggaaagacGGAGATGa